The Vicinamibacteria bacterium genome includes the window TGGCCGTCACATCCATCCGACGAGCGACGGCATCCCGATGGATGACCGCGGGCCCCGGCACGATGCGGACGTCTGCCACGTCCTGGAGACGAACATGGCCGCCCGAGGGCGTGTCGACCAGGAGGTTCTGGATGCTCGTCAGGCTATGGCGCGTGTTGGGTACGCCCTGCACCACGACTTCGAAAACCTTCTGCTCTTCGAAGAGCGCGCCAACCTCGACGCCGGAGACGATCGAGGTAGCTGCGCGACGCACGTCGCCCGGCTTGAGACCATATGGTTTGGCCTTTTCGAGGTCGACTTCGATCTCCAGAATAGGCATCTCTCTCGGAAACTGCACCGTCGGATCGACGATCCCGTCGATCGATGCCATGATGTCTCGCACCTCATTGGCCTTCTGGCGAATGATGCCCATGTCCTCGCCGTAGACGCGGACCACGAGCGACTCACCGGTTCCCGAGAGCTCCTCGCGAAACTTCGCCTGCAAGTAGGTCAGGACTTCACGAGAAAGCCCCGGATAACCGGCGACGACTTCTTTCACCGCGCTCACCGTCGCGTCGTAGTCGACCGTGGGATCGATGCTGACCCAGAGCTCGGCCCCATCCACGTTGGTTCGCTGATCCGACATGATGGCGCGGCCGACATGGGCGCTCACGTTGCGCACCCCGGGAATCGCCCGGAGCTCGCGACCCGCGAGGCGCGTGATCCGGTTCATCGCCGGATGCGAGGCCGAAGGGTTGCCCTGGAATCGGACGACCAGATCCGTCTCCTTGAGCGCCGGCAAGAGCGTTTCCTGTCGCACGACGGGCAAGGCGAGAAAGCCGCAGGCCATGACCAGGACCGCGATGAAGGCCATACGCGGCGTCTTGGCTGCCCACGAGAAAAGCCCATCGTAGATTGTGCCGAGAGTCTGGCTGGCCGGCGAATCCCCCTTTGACTGCGAGAACATCACGCTCAGAGCCGGAGTCACCGTCAGAGCCACCAGCATCGACGCCAAGAGCGCGAGCAGATAGGAGAGGACGAGCGGCTGCAGAAACGCGCCCGAAAGGCCTTCCAGGAAGAACACGGGCAGCACGACCAACACGAGGATCACCGTCGCGTAGAAGAGTGGTCCTCGTGACTCGATCGCGGCTTCAGCGATGAGGCTCGCCCTCGAGCCGCCGTTTCCGTTGGTGCGCGCCTCGCGAAGGCGCCGGGAGATGGCGTCGACGCCGACGATGGCGTCGTCGACGACCGCGCTCAGAGCAAGCATGAGTCCGGCGAAGACCATCAGGTTGAGCTCGGCCCCACGGAGGTAGAGCACCGTGAGCGCAGCCATCGCGGACGCGAACACGGCGATCCCGGCGATCAGAGCCCCGCGCCAGTGGGAGAGAAACAAGAAGAGCACGACCAGCGCGAGTGCTGCTCCGATGAGTAGAGCCGTGGCGAAGTTATTCATGGCGAGCTCGAGGAAGGTGGCGGGCCGAAAGAGCGTCGAGTCCATCTCCAAGCCCGTAAGGCCGGGACTCAGATCGGCGAGCGCGATCTCGACTTCCTCCGTCACCTCGGTCGTGTTGGCCCAGGGAAACTTGTCGACGACCAGCATGAGCGACGGTTCATCCTTGACGATCGCATCCCCGATCAGAGGTTGATGGTCTTCCACCACGGTTGCGACGTCGCCCAGACGCATCGAGGTCGCTCCGTCGACGGTCACCTTCGCCAGATCCTCGGCGGTCGTGATCGGGAGCAGATGCCTTACGCCCAGCCGCTGATTCGGAGTGTCGATCCAGCCACCCGTGCCGGGCGTCGAGGCTTCGAGAAAGCTCAGCGGTGACGACCACAAGGCGTTGCCCGATGTCGAGATGATCTGCATCAGGGTGATGCCCTTCTCACGCAGCTTTTCAGGGTCTACCTGAACTTGAAGCTGTCGCTGTCGCTGACCCCAGATGGACACATTGGCCACACCGGGCAAACCCATCAAGCGGGGCACGATCGTCCAGCGGGCGAGCACCGACATCTCGATGAGAGACAGCGATTCCGATGAGAGGCCGATCTCCATCACCCGACTTGCCGACGAACGCGGGTTGATCATGACCGGCGGCTTGGACACGCTGGGCAGAGCGAATATCTGCGTGAGCCGCTCCTGCACCATTTGCCGGGCCCGCATGAGGTCGGTCCCCTTCTTGAAGACGAGAACGATCGACGACAGCCCGGGTATCGATTGGGACCGCACTTCCTCGACCCAGGGGGTGCCGTTCAGCATGTCCGCTTCCAGGGGCGTCGTGATCATCGCCTCGACTTCGTCCGCGGAGAGCCCGAGCGCCTCGGTTTGCACCTCGACGTAGGGCCGCGAGAATTCGGGCAATGCGTCCAGGGGCATCGAGTCCATCGTCGTGAAGCCGAACACCATCACCAGTGCCGCAGCGGCAAGCACCACGAGTCGTAGCCGCATACTCGAGTGAATCATCCAACGCATCATCGTTTTAGACCTCCCTCATCTTGCAGGTTTCCCAGCACCGACATCGCTATCGAACCCATGACCGAATCCAATCCGACACTGCCGAGCCGGGGGAGCCCGCACTGTCTAATCGATTTTTGAGCCTTGACCTATACTGCGAACCGCACGCGACGTGTCCGCCGCTGTAGACTTGCCTTGGGGGAGGCGTGTGTAAGAACGTTACTGCGCGTCGTGAAGTGTTCCTTGACAGTCAACCGCCTCGCGACATGCAGCGCTACGCTTTGCGGAGAGAGGAAAGGGCGCGGGATGATCGCGCCGCCGAGCTGGTCTGAGTTGCGGGCGAGGTCTGATTTACGCCCGCGGCTATGCGAGCGCACAAAATCCTCGCCAACATGACCGGTGATCCAATCCTGCTCGGGAACCGAGCAGTCGCTTCTCGTTCGGAGAAGCTCAACCCCGTCGGGTATGAGCATCATAGCGTGTGTTATCCCCCCTCACGCTTAACTGACGTTGCTAGGAGTACCATAGACGCGGCGGTTACTTCAACAACTTTCGAAGTCGCGGATCGAATTTTTTGCTTATCTGTCGCCGACTGTCGGCGACATTTACAGTTTCTACTTGCCGGTCTTGAAGAACGTCTCGACGAACGAGATGTTCCCTTCTTCGTCCACCGTCCCTATGGAGAGCTGATATTCGGTCTCGGCCTGCGCGAAACCGTCGGGCACGCGGAATGACGTGGTCGTTCCCGGCAGGACGGCCGAGATGCTCGTGTCCGATCCCTCCTGCGCGAGCTCGAGATGGTAGGATGTAATTCCGCTCACTCCGCCCCACGATATTTCCAGGTTCTTCACCGGGACGCCTTCCGCATCCGCGGCGGGAACCCGGAAAGTCGCCGTTTGGGGAAGCCCATGGCCCAGGGTGGACGTGCCAGCGAGCTTCTCACCAGAGAACGTCCTCCCCGAGAACGCGTAGTCTCCTTCCGGATAAGCGTTCTCGAGAAGCTCGACATCGGAAGGCTCTGGGGATTCGAACCGAAAGCTCCGCATACCCATCGTGGACGAGTCGGGAGCCTTGAAATCGATCACGGTCCGGCCATCGGGAGACACGATCGTGAGCTCCGCGAGCCCGTCCGCTCCTCCCCGAACCTCGAAAACGACCTCGACGTCCCCGTCGGTCGCGTTCTGCTCGAAGTGAACCGAAGAAATGGAGAATGGCGTCGCCTCTGCTTGGCTCCGCGCCTCTCTCGCCCAGCCGCAAGCGAATAACCAACCCGCTATCCAAAGAACACTCGCTCGTACCCGCATGTTGACCTCCGTGTTCAGAAAGTGAGCCCCAGGCACCCCCCGCGCACCGAATCTCAGTGTACAGGCATGACACGCCTTACTGAACAAGAATACGTAGTCGTTGACTCAGTTCACTTTCCATAGCATGATGTTCAACGGGTGACCGCCGTCGGTTCGCGTCTGCGGTCATCGGGGGGATGTAATCGAAGCGCCGTTCGGCGTATTCGGTAAGCCTGAACGACAGTAAAGTCGGTGAGCTTCTAGCTCAATGGGGGACCGGCTGATGACCACGCAGGACGGCGAGATCGCGGCATGCCCTGACGATCTCGCAGAAAATCCAGCGGTCGTGGCCTGGATGGAAATCAACGAAAGACGCGAGCTACCCATCGCGGTACAGACGCTGCGCAGGCTGAACGGAAGACCCAACGTGCTCCGGCTGGTCGGCACGGGTCCAGGGCGCAGCAACGTGATCGCGAAAGGATGCCAAGATCTCGTGGAGAGCCACGTCTACAAGGACCTCTTGCCTCGTCTCGGAATTTCGTCCCCCTCGTACTACGGTCACACCAAGGACGCGCGGGGTGACGCTTATTGGTTGTTCATCGAGGACGCGGGAGAAGAGAAATACTCGCCCATCACGACGGAACATCAGATTCTCGTTTCGAAATGGCTTGCCGAGCTACATACTTCGGCGTCAAATCTCCGAAGGCCGCACCTTTTGCCGGATCGCAGCCCCGACTGGTTTCTAGCCTACCTTCGTTCGATACGCAGCACGATCGAGCTCCGGCGACCGATATGGGCTCACCTCGGGGATGATGCAACGGCTTTTCAGAAACTGACCAGCCAATGCGATGCGCTGGAGTCCCGCTGGGACGAGGTTCGATCCGCCTGCGAGGGTATCCCTTCGACCCTCGTTCATTGCGATTTCGTTCCCAAGAATATCTGCGTTCGATCGAGCCACGGCAGAAACATTCTTTTGCCGTTCGATTGGGAGGTCGCAGGCTGGGGTAACCCGGCGACGGATATCGCACACCTGATTGCCACACCTGGGGCCCCGCGGTCGAAGTCCACACTTGTTGTCGATTCGCGCGATGGCGTCGAGGCTTATTGGAAGACGGTTCACGAACGTTGGTCGGAGTGGAATCTTGCGTTCTTCGAACGCCTCGCACTCGTCGGCCAAATCTTCCGGATGCTTCTCGCGGTGAATTGGGCGCTCGAGGATCCCCTGCCCTCTGGGGACAGGATCGTTTCAGGAGCGCCGCTACTCGAAGAGCAAAAGGCAACCATGTACAACCGTGCTTCGCAGGAGCGGTCGAAGAACTGGATGCTGTCGGTTCTTCCGCTCTACGAATCGCGGCTTGCTCGTATGTTGTCCATGCTCTAACGAGAGGGATAGGCGGCGGATACTAGGATAGAGCATCATGACGAAATGCTTCGAATATCTCGCCGAAGCCCCGCCGGGATCCAGAGTTCGTTCTCACGTTCTACCCACAGGTACCCCAATCATCGCACCGCACCGAGGAGGAAGAGCATCATCGTGACCTGCGTCGTCATTTCCGCATGCAACGTGGCGTCCTATGCCCAAGGTGGTGGACACTTCTGGGTCTACATGCAGTACGCTCAAGGTCTTCGAAGACTCGGGGTCGACGTCCTTTGGTTGGAAAAAATCAGTCAAGTTGGGGATGGGCACGCGGACGAGGGAGGGCTCGAGACATTTTACCAACGCATGGACCAGTACGGGCTTGGTGGAAAGACGATCCTGTACGTGAGCGATCAGTCCACCGAAGAGACCCGATACGAGTTCTTGAACGTCTCTTACTCCGAAGCGCGTCGACTTCTTCGAGGCGCCGACCTGCTTCTCAACTTTCAATATGATATGAACCCCAGTCTCCTTGAATGGTTCGCCCGGACGGCACTGGTGGACATCGACCCTGGCCTGCTGCAATTTTGGATTTCGACGGGGCAGTTGAGCGTGCGCCCGCACGATGTTTACTTCACCATCGGCGAGACCGTGGGAACAGCTGCCGCAAGGTTTTCCGATTGTGGCCTGTCATGGATGCACATCTCGCCTCCAATCTGCCTCGATCTATGGCCATATAGTTTCGACCCAGATTGCCGGGCGTTCACGACGGTCTCGCATTGGCTCACCAGGGACTGGATCAGAGACGAAAGCGGCCTCTGGGAGAATACGAAGCGCGTGAGTTTCATGGAGTTCCTACGATTGCCGCAATTAACGAATCAGCAACTGGAGCTGGCGCTTAATCTGGAAAAAGCCGATGAGGATCGACGGAACCTGGAGCGGAACGGCTGGCGGGTTCGTGACGCATCCCAAGTAGTAGGAAGTCCAGAAAAGTATCAATCGTATATACGAGGTTCCCGGGGAGAGTTCAGCTGCGCAAAACCTTCTTGCATGCGATTCGAGAACGCTTGGGTGAGCGACCGCTCGATATGTTATATGGCCAGCGGTAAGCCTGTCGTCGTACAGAACACTGGACCGAGCTCCTACTTGCCCAACAACGAGGGGCTGTACCGTTTCACTACAATGGAAGAAGCGCTCGCGGCTTTCGAGGCGATCAATTCCGATTACGAGCGGAATTGCCGCGCCGCAAGGGAGATTGCCGAGTCGTTATTCGACTCGAGGCCAATCCTCGAGGGATTGCTCAACACTGCGCTCGAGAAGGGCGTTGAGCCGCCTTCCTCTGGCTGTTAGCGCCGTATCCTATTCCGGGAGCGCTGGCCGAAAATCTTCGAACCACCGTTCGATGTCTGCCAGCTCGTCGAAACCCCACTCCTCGTGATCCAGAAGGGCAATGCTAGCCCAAATGACACGATTGGCATAGCGCGCGAACTCTGCGGTCTCGAACAACACATTCAAATCCCGCACCCTCGGCAAACGCCAGCCGGCATCGGCAACGAGATCGCGGTATTGCTCGAGGATCCATGGCCGGTGCTGGATCTGAAAGCGGAAGAGAAACGTCGAAAGATCATACCCGACCGGTCCCACTCCAACGTGATCCCAATCGATCAGCCGTGCACGCGGACCGTCGTCCGAAGGAAATACGAAAGCGTTCGTAGTCCAGAGATCGCCGTGGAGCAACGTCTCACTTCCACCGAGCTCGGCCTGAAGTTGCGCGCGATGGGGCTCCTCTTCCAGGAGACCCCGCAGTCTCTCCAGCAGACGGTCACGCACGCCCGGAAATCCCGTAGCGGGCTCGAGGTCGTCTTCCGACAGCGCCTCCAGGCCATGGATCGCATCGCGCAAGTTCGATCCGAAAAAATAGATGCCCCGGTCACCGCCGTGCTGGCGACACTCTCCCAGCAAAGCGTGATCGGCGAAGCTCGTATGGACCCGCGCAATCAATTCCAGGGCGGCACGGACGCGCGATGGATCCAGGTGCGTTGCATCCAGAGCCCAATTACCTAGATCCTCGTAAACGTGCCAGACACAATCGCCCCGTCGCTCGGCGAAGGTGGCCAGCAGCGGTGGGCCACTCTCACCAAGGCCCAGGGCCGGCAGCCACCGATTCGCCACTAATTGCACACGCTGGGCGACGCAGGACTCTAGCCGCTTGACAATGAACGAGTGGAGACGGTCATCAATCTCGAACTTCAAACGATAGACTCGCCGTTTCAAACGCTTCTGGTCGATCAATCGGCTCGAGCCGCCGGTGTCATTGACGAGCTTCGCGAGTCCCTCCCGTAGCTCGAGCAGGCCTACATGCCCGCTGTCTTCCAGGAGTTGCGGAAGCCCCTCGATTACGCTCATTGACGGAACAGGTAGCTCATTTTCACGAAGATCTGGCGTGCCGTGGACGTTCCCAGGCCCGGTGTCGCCACGATTCGCCTGGGCTGGCCGGGCACGAGCTCGAGGCTGTCGTAGCGATCGGTGTAGCCGATGAACAACGCCGTTCCCGGGTTGAGCAAGTACGTGAACAGGACGTCGGTCTTGAATCTCTTGGATGAGTTCGCCTCGATGAGGCTCGGGTCGGCGTTGAGTACGTAGTAGTCGACGATGAGACGAAAGGACCACTCGCGCGTCAGCTGGTACGTCAGCTTCGAGCGAAAGAGATGATTGCTGAAGATCGGACGCGATAGCGATCGCTGCGCGGGCTCGAATCCCCGGAGGCGCTTGGGGGTGTCGAGGCTGCTGTAGAGGTAGAGCGGCTCGACACGAAGTCGGGAAGTGGGGCGCAATGTGACCTCGAAGGTGGCATCCTTCGCGTCCCCGACAAACGGCTCCAGCCCTGGAGCCGGAGAATAATTCACGTCGCTACCCTGGCTGTAGTAGGCGTACAGAGAGAGCCATCTTTTAGGCGCGCTGTACACGCTCCCGATGTTGCGATGGTAACGGAACTCGTTGATATAGAACGTGTAGGCTTCGGTTCGGGATGCGCTCAGGTAGGTGCGTCCCGTGAGCTCGACCTCGAACGCGGCATCGAAATACCAGTCCTGGAGCTTGTTCTCGAAATCGTGCTCGACAGAGGCGTTCAACGTGGGTCCGTAGCTGAGAAGCGTCTCGTGACCCGGCCACCACCGATACCACAAGTACTGGCTGAACTCTCGAATGTCGGTACGTTTGATGTAGCCGAGGTCGGTATGGAAGTCGGGACTGAGAGAACTGTATTCGGCCTTGTACACCAGGTTTCGATTGCGGTGAGAAAGGCTCGTATATAGGGCGGAGCCCTTCTGCTCGTCACCGTCCACGTCTCTGAAAAAGCTGTAGCCGGCCTGAGCCTCGAAACGCCAGTTCCGGTTGAGCTCCAGCCTCGTATCGAACGCCGCGACCCGATTGGCACCAGAACCGAAGTCGCGACTGGTCGCCAGGACGCCGAGGTTGGAGGCTTGCCCCACATCGCGCTGGACCCGACCCACGAATATATTGGCTCGCTCCCCGAACAGAGGGTCGTCGGTATCCAGCACCCCATCGGGGGCGCGGTCGTTGGCGATGAGGCCGGCGTAGCCCCACCGCTCCTTTTTCCCCGTGACTCGTCCTCCGTATCCCGGATCGATGATGCGGCGGGAGAAGAAGAGCTCGAACGGAGTCTTGAAGAGATTGGCGTTCTCGAGGAAGAAGGGACGCTTTTCGGGAAAGACCACCTCGAATCGCTGGTTCACGGTCACTTGAGGATCGTCCGATTCGACCTGACTGAAGTCGGGGTTGGCGGTGACGTCGAGAGTGAAGTTGTCCCGGGGGACGTACTTCAGGTCGAGCCCGACTCGACCGTCGGTGCTCGTTGCGTAGTCGGCCTGCCGGCGATCCAAAAGGCGGGCGCCGGCAAACGCGCCGTAAGGGATGAGCTGCAAATTACGGGTCGACGCCACGTTCTCGATTCCGCCGAGTGTGGCGAACTGTTGGGCGAAACCGCGCAACTCGTCGGTGATATGGGGCCAGTAAGATTCCTCGTTCTCGCGCACGATATTTCTTTCGAGAGCGATGCCCCAACGCTGTACCGCTTCCTCGGAAAAGCGAAGACTCTTGAAAGGGATCGCCATCCAGACCACGAACCCGTCTTCGGTCAAACGTCCATCGGAGTACCACAGGGTATCGAAATCGAAGTCTTCGTCCTGTCCTTCGACGAGTACGCCGTCGTTCTGGATCCCGAGAGGGTTGGTGATGAACGCGTAAGAGCGCTGACGGTCAAGAAATGTGTCGAGGTAAAGGCCTACTCTGTCATCGCCCGAGATGTCCTCACGACGGCTGAGATTGGCGCGAACCAGCGCGGGGTCGTCACGACACACGAACACGACATAGAGGTTCCGATCGTCATAGGAGAGATAGACGTCGGTGTGCTGGCTGGCGGGG containing:
- a CDS encoding DUF5916 domain-containing protein, with the translated sequence MRGLTEIESSSSTGAEGQRMPRLLLVGLLAAAPVTFSTVAMAEAQEPGESKNLLIPRVSRAPTLDDFIEGVPREAEARISGFQQRKPRDGDPASQHTDVYLSYDDRNLYVVFVCRDDPALVRANLSRREDISGDDRVGLYLDTFLDRQRSYAFITNPLGIQNDGVLVEGQDEDFDFDTLWYSDGRLTEDGFVVWMAIPFKSLRFSEEAVQRWGIALERNIVRENEESYWPHITDELRGFAQQFATLGGIENVASTRNLQLIPYGAFAGARLLDRRQADYATSTDGRVGLDLKYVPRDNFTLDVTANPDFSQVESDDPQVTVNQRFEVVFPEKRPFFLENANLFKTPFELFFSRRIIDPGYGGRVTGKKERWGYAGLIANDRAPDGVLDTDDPLFGERANIFVGRVQRDVGQASNLGVLATSRDFGSGANRVAAFDTRLELNRNWRFEAQAGYSFFRDVDGDEQKGSALYTSLSHRNRNLVYKAEYSSLSPDFHTDLGYIKRTDIREFSQYLWYRWWPGHETLLSYGPTLNASVEHDFENKLQDWYFDAAFEVELTGRTYLSASRTEAYTFYINEFRYHRNIGSVYSAPKRWLSLYAYYSQGSDVNYSPAPGLEPFVGDAKDATFEVTLRPTSRLRVEPLYLYSSLDTPKRLRGFEPAQRSLSRPIFSNHLFRSKLTYQLTREWSFRLIVDYYVLNADPSLIEANSSKRFKTDVLFTYLLNPGTALFIGYTDRYDSLELVPGQPRRIVATPGLGTSTARQIFVKMSYLFRQ
- a CDS encoding efflux RND transporter permease subunit, whose translation is MIHSSMRLRLVVLAAAALVMVFGFTTMDSMPLDALPEFSRPYVEVQTEALGLSADEVEAMITTPLEADMLNGTPWVEEVRSQSIPGLSSIVLVFKKGTDLMRARQMVQERLTQIFALPSVSKPPVMINPRSSASRVMEIGLSSESLSLIEMSVLARWTIVPRLMGLPGVANVSIWGQRQRQLQVQVDPEKLREKGITLMQIISTSGNALWSSPLSFLEASTPGTGGWIDTPNQRLGVRHLLPITTAEDLAKVTVDGATSMRLGDVATVVEDHQPLIGDAIVKDEPSLMLVVDKFPWANTTEVTEEVEIALADLSPGLTGLEMDSTLFRPATFLELAMNNFATALLIGAALALVVLFLFLSHWRGALIAGIAVFASAMAALTVLYLRGAELNLMVFAGLMLALSAVVDDAIVGVDAISRRLREARTNGNGGSRASLIAEAAIESRGPLFYATVILVLVVLPVFFLEGLSGAFLQPLVLSYLLALLASMLVALTVTPALSVMFSQSKGDSPASQTLGTIYDGLFSWAAKTPRMAFIAVLVMACGFLALPVVRQETLLPALKETDLVVRFQGNPSASHPAMNRITRLAGRELRAIPGVRNVSAHVGRAIMSDQRTNVDGAELWVSIDPTVDYDATVSAVKEVVAGYPGLSREVLTYLQAKFREELSGTGESLVVRVYGEDMGIIRQKANEVRDIMASIDGIVDPTVQFPREMPILEIEVDLEKAKPYGLKPGDVRRAATSIVSGVEVGALFEEQKVFEVVVQGVPNTRHSLTSIQNLLVDTPSGGHVRLQDVADVRIVPGPAVIHRDAVARRMDVTA
- a CDS encoding phosphotransferase, producing the protein MTTQDGEIAACPDDLAENPAVVAWMEINERRELPIAVQTLRRLNGRPNVLRLVGTGPGRSNVIAKGCQDLVESHVYKDLLPRLGISSPSYYGHTKDARGDAYWLFIEDAGEEKYSPITTEHQILVSKWLAELHTSASNLRRPHLLPDRSPDWFLAYLRSIRSTIELRRPIWAHLGDDATAFQKLTSQCDALESRWDEVRSACEGIPSTLVHCDFVPKNICVRSSHGRNILLPFDWEVAGWGNPATDIAHLIATPGAPRSKSTLVVDSRDGVEAYWKTVHERWSEWNLAFFERLALVGQIFRMLLAVNWALEDPLPSGDRIVSGAPLLEEQKATMYNRASQERSKNWMLSVLPLYESRLARMLSML
- a CDS encoding phosphotransferase, producing the protein MSVIEGLPQLLEDSGHVGLLELREGLAKLVNDTGGSSRLIDQKRLKRRVYRLKFEIDDRLHSFIVKRLESCVAQRVQLVANRWLPALGLGESGPPLLATFAERRGDCVWHVYEDLGNWALDATHLDPSRVRAALELIARVHTSFADHALLGECRQHGGDRGIYFFGSNLRDAIHGLEALSEDDLEPATGFPGVRDRLLERLRGLLEEEPHRAQLQAELGGSETLLHGDLWTTNAFVFPSDDGPRARLIDWDHVGVGPVGYDLSTFLFRFQIQHRPWILEQYRDLVADAGWRLPRVRDLNVLFETAEFARYANRVIWASIALLDHEEWGFDELADIERWFEDFRPALPE